A region from the Cryptococcus gattii WM276 chromosome H, complete sequence genome encodes:
- a CDS encoding uncharacterized protein (Similar to TIGR gene model, INSD accession AAW45656.1) gives MDSSRSSQQGKRSERLTRTPYARPTPQKTRGTPNSALGAIKSALSLFTSPFSRSPSTLPTHNDIEVDQRSESGSEDNWDGEAPITMKEQDVFSLAAAAGRSGEDFEGRQIAWRSKGEVPGSKHDVVRRGLQLAPPKTSIGIQNGQPITPNTPIFPGHFNRDGAASQTGPSHSKRALPAPLVPTSGILKAVTDQNSTTSVPAEPKSATPSSLSLPSRLPLPASFMTPTRSAIASASSSQCALALSSFLDDKQGKVLTSEDRTIIEALSARIAVEENASPAIQERRGGWLPSSTSGEVAFRGNLSQSSSSSSLGSGTPYKQRYLGPGMSPKKMPSSRSSPASSRLQGNQSNSTAPIGPDSSALPPSFPNRHLVNTILRYSATSSPLRQSYRPGAPSIPAAAAPEPPASSPATDGKRKPESSADPAITKRRQIEAAGRQRATAIMQSLIEETDSTTSKPGIEPVRWNAYDRGSLHAKATEEPSAGPSTPVKQVPAVPISTPSTAHAGSTPRKRTPLRGAAAKLEAHRQAMKGAKPLSTIERIKGVRPWENGQSSISTPAHKNKEPEPQVEEPEESEVDELDSERDTDAADISEVEDTAKARKRATPLKPTEEMPQPSKIPDATKFEPFPIQPISFSSSSISKPAPSSPAPAAAENYNSPLRKSIIEAPKKAEESAKAFTFSFDQPTKPTSESETEPLIQPIVRSAVPKTSEQEKTDLSPKEAALKVDKLALPFFTFIPSAPTPIPANSTKEQTEKAKSEAAKSSPPTFAFKLEISTPIRPSSAPSSSAVKPANGGKWTCSMCMLENPESATEKCTICEEPRSKKSAPAAPAISGSSGFGGFGAPKTGGNGGKWTCSMCMLENPDSAKEKCQICEEPRPQSTKTASTAAVSTPFTGWGTGAQQKKQAGGSWTCSTCMLQNPDSAKDKCTICEAPRPK, from the exons ATGGATTCCTCTCGATCGTCTCAACAGGGAAAAAGGTCAGAAAGGCTGACACGTACTCCTTACGCCCGCCCTACTCCTCAGAAGACAAGGGGCACTCCAAACAGT GCTCTTGGAGCAATCAAGTCTGCTCTGAGCTTGTTTACGTCTCCATTCTCTCGTTCACCTTCGACGCTCCCAACCCACAATGATATCGAAGTAGACCAACGCTCTGAGTCAGGCTCCGAAGACAACTGGGACGGAGAAGCCCCCATTACAATGAAGGAACAGGACGTATTCAGTCTTGCGGCTGCTGCTGGAAGGAGTGGTGAGGATTTTGAAGGAAGGCAAATTGCCTGGAGAAGCAAGGGAGAGGTGCCTGGCAGTAAACATGACGTAGTTCGGCGAGGACTGCAG CTTGCTCCGCCTAAGACCTCCATCGGAATTCAAAATGGTCAACCGATCACTCCCAATACGCCAATTTTTCCTGGTCACTTCAACAGGGACGGTGCGGCTTCTCAAACGGGCCCTTCTCATTCTAAGCGAGCACTTCCAGCCCCACTGGTCCCTACATCTGGTATTCTCAAAGCAGTTACTGACCAAAACTCGACCACTTCTGTCCCTGCAGAGCCTAAATCAGCTACCCCATCctccctttctcttccatctcgtcttcctctccctGCATCATTCATGACCCCTACTCGCTCTGCCATCGCAAGTGCCTCCAGCAGCCAATGTGCTCTTGCCTTATCTAGCTTCCTTGACGACAAACAAGGCAAGGTGTTGACTTCTGAAGACCGGACTATCATTGAAGCGCTTTCTGCACGGATCGCTGTGGAGGAAAATGCGTCGCCCGCGATCCAGGAAAGGCGTGGCGGGTGGTTGCCTTCTTCAACGTCAGGAGAAGTTGCCTTTAGGGGCAACCTCAGCCAgtcatcctcatcatcatctttgGGCTCTGGTACTCCGTACAAACAGAGATATCTTGGCCCTGGAATGTCTCCGAAAAAGATGCCTA GCTCTAGGTCGTCACCTGCATCAAGTCGGCTCCAAGGCAATCAAAGCAACTCTACAGCCCCCATCGGGCCCGATTCCTCTGCCCTgcctccttccttcccgAACCGTCATCTTGTCAACACCATCCTTCGCTACTCTGCCACGTCCTCTCCGCTCCGTCAGTCTTACCGACCAGGTGCGCCTTCTATTCCCGCGGCTGCCGCTCCCGAACCTCCTGCCTCATCCCCTGCCACTGACGGCAAGCGTAAGCCCGAATCATCCGCTGATCCTGCCATCACCAAGCGACGACAGATTGAGGCTGCTGGCCGTCAAAGGGCCACTGCTATCATGCAGTCGCTCATCGAAGAGACTGACTCCACCACATCCAAGCCTGGTATTGAGCCTGTAAGGTGGAATGCTTATGACCGAGGGTCTCTTCACGCTAAGGCTACTGAAGAACCTTCTGCTGGACCATCCACGCCGGTGAAGCAGGTTCCTGCGGTGCCCATCTCAACTCCTAGCACAGCTCATGCTGGTTCTACTCCTAGGAAGAGGACTCCTTTGAGAGGTGCTGCTGCCAAGCTGGAGGCGCATAGACAAGCAATGAAAGGCGCGAAGCCCTTGTCTACTATAGAGAGGATTAAAGGTGTCAGACCT TGGGAGAATGGTCAGAGCTCGATTTCTACGCCGGCACACAAGAACAAGGAGCCTGAGCCGCAAGTTGAAGAACCCGAAGAGTCCGAAGTCGATGAGCTTGATAGTGAACGTGACACTGACGCGGCGGACATATCAGAAGTAGAGGATACTGCGAAGGCTCGCAAGCGTGCCACGCCCTTGAAACCCACAGAGGAAATGCCCCAACCTTCCAAGATCCCCGACGCTACAAAATTCGAGCCATTCCCTATTCAGCCCATTAGTTTCTCCAgctcttccatctccaagcctgccccttcttctcccgCCCCTGCGGCTGCCGAGAACTATAATTCACCGTTGAGGAAGAGTATCATCGAAGCACCCAAGAAAGCTGAAGAAAGCGCAAAGGCATTCACATTTAGCTTTGACCAACCCACAAAGCCAACTTCTGAATCGGAAACTGAACCCCTTATCCAGCCTATTGTCCGCTCTGCAGTTCCCAAAACTTCTGAGCAGGAAAAGACTGACCTTTCCCCTAAAGAAGCTGCTCTCAAGGTTGACAAGCTGGCTTTACCCTTCTTCACGTTCATCCCTTCTGCGCCTACACCTATCCCTGCCAACTCTACCAAGGAGCAAACCGAGAAGGCAAAGTCTGAGGCTGCCAAGTCATCCCCCCCGACATTTGCTTTCAAATTGGAGATTTCCACGCCTATTCGACCTTCCTCTGCTCCCTCATCCAGTGCCGTAAAGCCGGCGAATGGTGGGAAGTGGACATGTTCTATGTGCATGCTTGAGAATCCAGAAAGTGCGACGGAGAAGTGCACCATCTGCGAAGAACCTCGATCGAAGAAGAGTGCGCCTGCTGCCCCTGCCATTAGCGGGTCTTCTGGATTTGGTGGGTTCGGAGCACCCAAGACGGGTGGAAATGGAGGCAAGTGGACTTGTTCCATGTGCATGTTGGAAAATCCCGACAGTGCCAAGGAAAAGTGCCAGATCTGCGAGGAGCCTCGTCCACAGTCTACCAAGACTGCCAGTACCGCTGCTGTGTCAACTCCTTTCACTGGCTGGGGTACTGGCGCAcagcagaagaagcaggCCGGCGGCAGCTGGACGTGTTCGACTTGCATGCTGCAGAATCCGGATAGCGCGAAGGACAAGTGTACAATCTGCGAAGCGCCAAGACCAAAATAA
- a CDS encoding DNA ligase, putative (Similar to TIGR gene model, INSD accession AAW45295.1), translated as MSDTDSPVKANVRKKRTVILSDDEDEGLSPPVTKKQLSSPRHSHASDEETEPPRKIAKTSSKVAPIFAPKEKREKPPSKASSTSPKAPTKKTEVKNKDEKPLASIFTKSVRKPEPKDDDEVSDEVKQKGKDEEEEDEVYDEIEDKQEGEAAVKLASIFTKNQKSVPVADKGWKDGEAVPYSALVSTFEKIEATTKRLEILELLTQFLLVVAKRDTATDTKGSMLLKVVYLCINRLCPDYMGIELGIGESLLVKAIAESTGRAMPKIKEDLKKEGDLGKVATNSRNTQSTMFKPKPLTVPYVFQCLTEIAKATGNASQAKKVGIIKKLLAACQSTEAKFIIRSLEGKLRIGLADKTVVVALAHAIVLKTIGDKKPSPEKLAIMLEQGAETVKAVYSELPSYDLVIPALLQDGVEGLRKHCKLTPGVPLKPMLAKPTKAITEVLDRFEGKEFTCEYKYDGERAQVHLLEDGTISVFSRNSENMSAKYPDLIDQIPRALKPTAKTFVIDAEAVAYDLETKKILPFQDLSRRKRKDVKAEDITVRVHIFAFDLLYLNGESLLAKELKERRRLLQEHFQPVESEFAFAKSSDGSTSEEIQAFLEESVKDGCEGLMVKMLTSEASTYEPSRRSMNWLKLKKDYLSGVGDSLDLVVVGAYHGKGKRTAVYGAFLLACYDPDSEHYQTICKIGTGFSEEILTKFYELLKPLELGVVRGDIEVGGAKPDVWFEPRVVWEVLTADLSLSPVYAAAHGVIDSRGISLRFPRFIRIRDDKSADEATTAEQVCEFYQRQVSASGKKGAGPDVDDFW; from the exons ATGAGTG ATACAGACTCTCCAGTGAAGGCTAACGTCAGGAAGAAGCGAACGGTTATCCTGTCGGATGACGAGGACGAAGGACTTAGCCCACCTGTGACCAAAAAGCAGCTTTCGTCTCCCAGACATTCTCATGCATCTGATGAGG AGACGGAGCCTCCCCGTAAAATTGCAAAAACATCATCCAAAGTGGCGCCTATCTTCGCTCcaaaagagaagagagaaaaaCCGCCCTCCAAGGCCTCATCCACTTCGCCTAAAGCACCCACCAAGAAGACGGAAGTAAAGAACAAGGATGAAAAACCACTTGCATCAATATTCACAAAATCGGTACGAAAGCCTGAGCCTAAGGATGACGACGAGGTATCCGATGAGGTGAAACAAAAggggaaagatgaagaagaggaggatgaggtATATGATGAGATTGAGGATAAGCAGGAAGGAGAGGCCGCTGTCAAACT GGCTTCGATCTTTACCAAGAACCAGAAGTCTGTCCCCGTTGCTGACAAGGGCTGGAAAGACGGTGAAGC GGTCCCCTATTCCGCTCTCGTGTCAACCTTTGAAAAAATTGAGGCTACTACTAAGCGGTTAGAAATTCTCGAACTTTTAACCCAGTTTTTGCTCGTTGTCGCCAAGAGAGATACGGCCACAGATACTAAAGGGTCTATGCTTCTCAAAGTGGTCTATCTTTGTATCAACAGG CTATGCCCCGACTATATGGGTATCGAGCTCGGTATTGGGGAATCATTATTGGTCAAGGCCATTGCAGAGAGCACAGGGCGGGCCATGCCCAAGATCAAAGAAGATTtaaagaaggaaggagatcTCGGGAAGGTCGCCACG AACTCTAGAAACACTCAATCAACCATGTTCAAGCCCAAACCTCTGACAGTACCATATGTCTTCCAATGTCTCACTGAGATTGCAAAGGCTACCGGGAACGCG TCTCAAGCGAAGAAAGTAGGCATCATTAAAAAACTACTTGCTGCCTGCCAGAGCACCGAGGCGAAATTCATCATCCGATCTCTTGAAGGAAAGTTACGAATCGGTCTTGCCGACAAAACGGTCGTGGTTGCCTTGGCCCACGCTATCGTTCTGAAGACCATTG GTGACAAAAAGCCCTCGCCTGAGAAACTTGCTATTATGCTGGAACAGGGCGCTGAAACTGTTAAAGCTGTCTATAG TGAACTTCCTTCATATGACTTAGTAATTCCTGCTCTTCTCCAAGATGGCGTAGAAGGTTTGAGGAAACATTGCAAACTTACTCCAG GCGTCCCTCTCAAACCTATGCTTGCCAAGCCGACGAAAGCCATCACAGAGGTTCTTGACCGTTTCGAAGGCAAGGAATTCACTTGCGAGTACAAGTATGATGGAGAGCGTGCGCAGGTCCACCTGTTGGAAGATGGTACTATTTCTGTGTTCAGCAGAAATTCAGAAAACATGAGTGCCAAGTATCCTGATCTGATAGATCAAATACCGAGG GCTTTGAAACCCACTGCCAAGACGTTTGTCATCGATGCCGAAGCGGTTGCTTATGACTTGGAAACCAAGAAGATTCTGCCCTTCCAGGATCTCAGTAGGCGAAAGCGAAAGGACGTCAAGGCCGAAGACATCACAGTGCGAGTACATATCTTTGCGTTCGATTTGCTCTATCTGAATGGAGAG AGTCTCCTCGCTAAAGAGCTCAAAGAAAGACGACGACTCTTACAAGAGCACTTCCAACCTGTGGAATCGGAGTTTGCCTTTGCCAAGTCATCAGATGGCAGCACGTCAGAAGAAATTCAGGCGTTCCTCGAGGAAAGTGTGAAGGATGGGTGTGAGGGTCTGATGGTGAAGATGCTCACTAGTGAGGCATCAACGTATGAGCCCAGTAGAAGAAGCATGAATTGGCTCAAG CTCAAGAAAGACTACCTTTCAGGTGTTGGAGACTCTCTCGATCTTGTTGTCGTAGGGGCATATCATGGCAAAGGCAAACGTACTGCAGTCTATGGTGCTTTCCTCCTCGCATGCTATGACCCCGATTCGGAGCATTACCAGACTATCTGCAAGATCGGTACCGGTTTCTCCGAAGAAATCCTCACAAAATTCTACGAATTACTTAAACCTTTAGAATTGGGAGTCGTGAGAGGAGATATAGAGGTTGGAGGAGCCAAGCCGGATGTATGGTTTGAGCCCAGAGTGGTCTGGGAGGTCTTGACGGCCGATTTGAGTTTAAGTCCGGTTTATGCGGCGGCGCATGGTGTA ATCGATTCGCGAGGAATCTCGCTCCGTTTCCCTCGATTTATCAGGATCAGAGACGACAAATCCGCTGACGAAGCCACAACAGCTGAGCAGGTCTGCGAATTCTATCAACGTCAGGTTTCGGCAAGTGGCAAGAAAGGAGCGGGGCCGGATGTGGATGACTTCTGGTAA
- a CDS encoding signal transduction-related protein, putative (Similar to TIGR gene model, INSD accession AAW45654.1) encodes MLGVTCTRACGNDRPIGPKTSVATAAGGHTTCIKRVFLGSYLQENLTPEWKRAYIDYRACKKSIKVVAARLGQIKEQEDVDGGGSSSGPDDDHGPSAPQLKSPDTLRGSKGSFRDRLGAARNTPRLARFSSRPSENQSPNYGSTSESPYTHTSQTAVSNPPPLDLGEPSVDDDYTPSPDSRPDEPHLVSNIEQCKDRSHTPIPKKGVAFSPTTLEIAGQRIEELPEIPSRSQSSEDGKSSDGVAQSDSQEPLTRRPADIIGNTDKTAPSPRLFGRSGKGFLTPKLSSIRGVAAPTSRDGKSPARSLRSMALPSPALGIRSTATSAHPTETFQELYDRMEGDEKAFFDLLQRELDKVEKFYVKREQEAIKRAHDLRVQLRELADHRKLYHEIYPEGIPEWEAKMGRILPNGVQSRASAFNKLRSRFKYTFDDRENSFSNTNERPNKDANVASSGSQSPVMSENERQHLRQAMTEDKEHQTYSPERYQKYKKDLRNAVLEFYRQLELIKNYRIMNLTGFRKALKKFEKVTKIPCLEMYTDERISKCTFSKSEAIDDLIKQCEELYTIHFEHGDSKKARERLRRQQLEKTHYQSVFRSGLMLGIGLPAAIAALVECKFHLIEIPGWQGLLQAYGGLYLPVIFALLFELNLWAYVTARINYEFVMELARPSIDYRSFMEIPAFLFLTLSYCFYFSFARVGSSNVDPTTWPAAWLVFLCVFWLNPLPVLRRGARYWLLRVMFRVLTPGYSRVEFIAFFLADELNSLVYSIQNIYFIACSYANKWPGNIFTVCPSGRTWQYGLFRCLPALSRLIQCLKRYHDSKLNIHLINAGKYASVIVQQWLFVWWRNKGNHDSGASFIIWVIFATISAIYTCSWDFVIDWSLFRPNAGLLRKDLGYSRRYVYYFAMVSNFLIRFIFVWYIPFSSRNVRLRSFFFALAEMLRRWQWNFFRVETEHLGNADAYRVTREIPLPYRRVDHDSDDESDPHDIEKLKGRSGHRHISINLDRLRRGIRDHNVNEGRGPDALDAGPRGHAPEREYEARRPGDIQERVPTGEQQV; translated from the exons ATGTTGGGTGTCACCTGCACCCGTGCCTGCGGGAATGACCGCCCGATTGGGCCGAAAACATCAGTTGCTACTGCTGCTGGTGGCCACACCACTTGCATCAAACGTGTGTTTCTGGGCAG CTATCTCCAGGAGAATCTCACTCCTGAGTGGAAACGGGCTTACATCGACTATCGAGCCTGCAAAAAGTCAATTAAAGTCGTCGCTGCTCGGCTAGGTCAGATcaaagaacaagaagaTGTAGATGGTGGCGGTAGCAGCTCGGGCCCAGATGACGATCATGGCCCTTCAGCACCCCAACTAAAGTCCCCAGATACATTGAGAGGTTCTAAAGGCTCTTTCCGTGATAGATTAGGTGCTGCAAGGAACACACCTCGCTTGGCAAGGTTTTCG TCACGACCTTCTGAAAATCAATCTCCAAACTATGGATCAACCTCTGAGTCACCTTATACTCATACTTCGCAAACTGCAGTCAGCAACCCTCCACCTCTCGATTTAGGCGAGCCAAGCGTGGATGATGATTATACGCCTTCACCCGACTCACGTCCCGATGAACCTCATCTTGTCTCGAACATTGAGCAATGTAAAGACAGAAGCCATACACCAATTCCCAAGAAAGGCGTTGCTTTCAGTCCAACTACACTGGAGATCGCAGGTCAAAGGATAGAAGAATTACCGGAAATACCAAGCCGTTCACAATCCAGTGAAGACGGTAAATCTTCCGATGGTGTCGCCCAGAGTGACTCTCAAGAACCTTTAACAAGAAGGCCTGCAGATATTATTGGGAATACGGACAAAACAGCACCTAGTCCGAGATTATTCGGTAGAAGTGGCAAAGGGTTTTTGACCCCGAAACTATCGAGTATCAGAGGCGTTGCGGCACCCACTTCAAGAGACGGTAAAAGTCCAGCCAGAAGCCTTA GGTCTATGGCGCTCCCCTCACCAGCCCTCGGTATTCGTAGTACCGCAACCTCTGCTCATCCCACCGAGACATTTCAGGAACTCTACGATCGTATGGAAGGGGACGAAAAAGCCTTTTTCGATTTACTCCAAAGAGAGCTTGACAAAGTTGAAAAGTTCTATGTGAAAAGGGAGCAAGAAGCCATCAAGCGCGCTCATGATCTTCGTGTCCAACTACGCGAGCTTGCGGACCATCGTAAGCTCTACCATGAGATTTATCCTGAAGGTATACCGGAGTGGGAAGCAAAGATGGGGAGAATTTTGCCGAACGGTGTACAATCAAGGGCTTCAGCTTTCAACAAACTTCGGAGCCGATTTAAATATACTTTTGACGACAGAGAAAACTCCTTTTCAAACACTAATGAGAGGCCTAATAAAGATGCGAATGTGGCATCGTCAGGATCCCAATCACCGGTTATGAGCGAGAATGAAAGGCAACATCTGCGACAAGCCATGACAGAGGACAAGGAACATCAGACGTACAGCCCAGAAAGGTACCAAAAATACAAGAAAGACCTGAGGAATGCAGTATTGGAATTTTACCGGCAGCTCGAGCTAATCAAGAACTACAGA ATTATGAACCTTACTGGCTTTAGAAAGGCCTTGAAAAAGTTTGAAAAGGTCACAAAG ATACCATGCCTCGAAATGTACACAGACGAACGCATTTCAAAATGCACCTTCTCTAAAAGCGAAGCTATCGATGATCTGATCAAGCAGTGTGAGGAACTTTATACGATTCACTTTG AGCATGGTGATTCAAAGAAAGCTAGGGAGAGGCTACGTAGACAGCAGCTGGAGAAAACACATTATCAAAGCGTCTTCCGGTCGGGATTGATGCTTGGTATCGGGCTTCCGGCAGCTATAGCAGCTCTTGTAGAATGTAAGTTCCATCTAAT TGAAATTCCTGGCTGGCAAGGTTTATTACAAGCGTACGGCGGGCTCTACTTGCCCGTCATTTTTGCGCTGCTCTTTGAACTGAATCTGTGGGCGTACGTGACGGCGAGAATCAACTATGAG TTTGTCATGGAGCTTGCAAGACCTTCCATCGACTACCGATCTTTCATGGAG ATACCTGCATTCTTGTTCTTGACCCTCAGCTATTGCTTCTATTTCTCCTTTGCTCGTGTAGGAAGCTCGAACGTTGATCCTACGAC ATGGCCGGCTGCTTGGCTCGTGTTCTTATGTGTGTTCTGGCTCAATCCTCTTCCGGTACTTCGAAGGGGAGCACGGTATTGGTTACTGCGTGTCATGTTCCGGGTTCTTACTCCAGGTTACAGCCGCGTTGAG TTCATTGCGTTCTTTCTTGCCGATGAACTCAATAGTCTGGTCTACTCTATCCAAAACATCTACTTCATCGCCTGTTCAT ATGCTAACAAATGGCCCGGAAATATATTTACCGTCTGCCCGTCGGGCAGAACTTGGCAGTATGGCCTTTTCCGATGCCTGCCAGCATTGTCGCGTCTCATTCAGTGCCTGAAGCGTTATCATGACTCAAAACTTAATATTCATTTGATCAAT GCTGGAAAATATGCGAGTGTGATTGTCCAACAATGGTTGTTTGTCTGGTGGAGGAACAAAGGGAACCATGACTCTGGAGCGTCATTCATAATCTGGGTCATCTTTGCCACGATCAGCGCGATCTACACCTGTAGTTGG GATTTTGTCATCGACTGGAGCTTGTTCAGACCAAACGCTGGACTGCTTCGTAAAGATTTGGGTTACAGTCGACGATAC GTGTACTACTTTGCCATGGTTTCCAACTTCTTGATTCGCTTCATCTTCGTTTG GTACATTCCCTTTTCCAGTCGAAATGTCAGATTACGAagtttcttcttcgccctGGCAGAGATGCTCCGTAGATGGCAATGGAATTTCT TCCGAGTCGAGACTGAACACCTTGGTAACGCCGATGCCTATCGA GTTACTCGCGAGATCCCCTTGCCTTATCGCCGTGTCGATCATGACTCGGATGATGAATCAGATCCTCATGATATTGAAAAGTTGAAGGGCCGATCAGGTCACCGCCATATATCAATCAACCTTGACCGTCTTCGACGCGGTATTCGGGATCACAACGTCAATGAGGGACGAGGGCCAGATGCTTTGGATGCGGGTCCAAGAGGTCACGCGCCAGAAAGAGAGTATGAGGCCAGAAGGCCTGGAGATATCCAAGAGAGAGTCCCGACTGGTGAACAACAAGTGTAA
- a CDS encoding cytosine-purine permease, putative (Similar to TIGR gene model, INSD accession AAW45297.1), with protein MDILVEHGVEERGIDPRPENERDELNKWTFLPQFTLWAAWNTNILSFSEGVIGPALFGLDWKTSCLCIVFFTAASALPVAYCATNGPKTGMRQMVQARYGMGYGLALVYGILNCATMIGFMALTAILAGQCLALASNSTMSWDVGIVIAALIALILSFVGLKALHILSLASFPVMVILYVALAGVVGDKLYLVQSDVAKAATAVTASGVLGYGASLIGFSITYTSLASDFTTSLPPQTPGWKLFLCVYVGMIVPIILCQIFGAACQLAAYSIPDWETASNIGVPNLIYTMTGNGNGASRFVMVLFCLSVVANTAPTIYSAGLSGQVAIPWLVRVPRYFLALVVSAIYLPIAICGASKFYSALENFSSVLSYWSALYIPPTLIEPIIFRGPVSRKTYPVEIWNQIGKLPIGLAAIFAAICGIPVVTGGMAQSWWTGWIARKIEGTGDIAFEIGFVVVGLIYIPARYLERKFTGR; from the exons ATGGATATCCTGGTAGAGCACGGTGTAGAAGAACGTGGTATTGATCCTAGACCAGAAAAT GAACGAGATGAATTGAACAAATGGACCTTTTTGCCGCAATTTACCCTTTGGGCTGCGTGGAATACCAACATTTTATCG TTTTCAGAGGGTGTCATCGGACCTGCTTTGTTCGGCCTTGACTGGAAAACCAGCTGCCTGTGCATTGTGTTCTTCACAGCAGCCTCGGCACTGCCGGTTGCATACTGTGCGACCAATGGTCCGAAAACGGGTATGAGGCAAATGGTGCAAGCTCGTTACGGTATGGG CTATGGCTTGGCTCTCGTTTATGGTATACTCAACTGCGCCACTATGATCGGTTTCATGGCTCTTACCGCTATTCTTGCTGGGCAGTGTCTCGCCTTGGCTTCTAACTCAACCATGAGCTGGGATGTCGGAATTGTTATTGCTGCTCTCATCGCTCTCATC CTTTCGTTTGTTGGACTCAAGGCCTTACACATCCTTTCTCTTGCATCTTTCCCAGTAATGGTCATCCTCTATGTCGCGCTTGCAGGTGTTGTTGGTGACAAGCTTTACCTCGTCCAGTCCGATGTGGCCAAGGCTGCGACTGCCGTAACAGCAAGCGGTGTTTTGGGCTATGGTGCCAGTCTGATTGGTTTCTCTATCACCTATACGAGCTTGGCTAGTGACTTT ACGACCAGTTTGCCTCCCCAAACCCCAGGTTGGAAGCTTTTCCTCTGTGTCTATGTTGGCATGATCGTCCCTATCATCCTTTGTCAGATATTCGGTGCCGCCTGCCAGCTTGCGGCCTACTCCATCCCCGACTGGGAAACAGCTTCCAACATCGGTGTTCCTAATCTCATCTACACCATGACCGGCAACGGTAACGGTGCATCTCGATTTGTGATGGTACTTTTCTGTCTGAGTGTTGTCGCCAATACCGCTCCTACTATCTACAGTGCTGGTCTCAGTGGTCAGGTCGCGATCCCCTGGCTTGTCCGAG TGCCTCGATACTTCCTTGCCCTCGTCGTATCCGCCATCTACCTCCCCATCGCTATCTGCGGCGCATCTAAGTTCTACTCTGCCTTGGAAAATTTCTCATCCGTCCTTTCTTACTGGAGTGCATTGTACATCCCTCCTACACTTATCGAGCCCATCATCTTCCGAGGACCCGTGAGTAGGAAAACTTACCCAGTGGAGATCTGGAATCAGATTGGGAAACTGCCAATCGGACTTGCCGCCATCTTTGCCGCAATCTGT GGTATCCCTGTGGTGACCGGTGGCATGGCTCAGAGTTGGTGGACCGGATGGATTGCTAGGAAGATTGAGGGAAC CGGCGATATTGCGTTCGAGATTGGTTTCGTGGTCGTCGGTCTCATTTACATCCCTGCTCGTTACCTCGAGAGAAAATTCACCGGTCGATAA